The Legionella sp. PATHC032 genome has a window encoding:
- a CDS encoding cyclic nucleotide-binding domain-containing protein, with protein sequence MDNTSFLNTKEKILEIKPLMESAFGNILGYQELENMLAICTLVPFSINQIVFNQGDRIKGIYIIVKGTVDLIARTLGKGITKIETCLAGDFLGETSFLLNEPSATSAIAKDDVTCLFIPSAYFELMSAFSPEAKYKIMKKIGYQACGRLKQLHDKIITFISHSDMHSLSFLGRVIQTFTQPKTHTLEESGVNKDQIYKKSLFHSFTQDETDELLEHAIPLTANKNCVLIHENENIPVCYIVIYGAVQSSVIQNSKIAKLSVIGPDSLFASTACFLSDTKFSITFMTCESATLLKISETELQYYQKNKPMIWYKLFNLICGSIISLARSLKKLDVRLNIEKYNQ encoded by the coding sequence ATGGATAACACAAGCTTCTTAAATACGAAAGAAAAAATCCTGGAAATCAAACCATTAATGGAAAGTGCTTTCGGCAATATTCTGGGATATCAAGAACTGGAGAATATGTTGGCAATCTGTACGCTTGTACCATTCTCCATCAATCAAATCGTGTTTAATCAAGGTGATAGAATAAAGGGTATTTATATCATTGTAAAAGGAACTGTTGATTTGATTGCCAGAACCTTAGGCAAAGGAATAACCAAGATAGAAACGTGCCTTGCCGGTGATTTTTTGGGAGAAACTTCCTTTCTCCTCAACGAACCCAGTGCCACATCAGCTATTGCCAAAGATGATGTGACATGCTTATTTATTCCTTCTGCCTATTTTGAACTGATGTCTGCTTTTTCACCTGAAGCCAAATATAAGATCATGAAAAAAATTGGTTATCAGGCTTGTGGCCGTTTAAAACAATTACACGACAAAATCATTACTTTCATTTCTCATTCTGATATGCACAGCTTATCTTTTTTGGGACGCGTTATTCAGACTTTCACTCAACCTAAAACACATACCCTGGAAGAAAGTGGAGTTAATAAAGACCAAATTTATAAAAAGTCATTATTTCACTCTTTTACTCAAGATGAAACCGATGAATTGCTTGAACACGCGATACCTCTAACCGCCAATAAAAATTGTGTATTGATACACGAGAATGAAAACATACCTGTATGTTATATAGTGATTTATGGGGCGGTTCAATCCAGTGTCATACAAAACAGTAAAATTGCCAAATTGTCTGTTATTGGCCCTGACTCGTTGTTTGCCAGTACGGCCTGTTTTCTAAGTGACACTAAATTTTCAATTACATTTATGACCTGTGAATCAGCGACTTTATTAAAAATATCTGAAACCGAACTTCAATATTACCAAAAAAATAAACCCATGATCTGGTACAAACTATTTAATTTGATATGTGGTTCTATCATTTCCCTTGCTCGTTCCTTAAAAAAATTGGACGTGCGACTGAACATAGAAAAATATAATCAGTGA
- a CDS encoding class II glutamine amidotransferase, which produces MCRILSYLGQPTVVEELLYKPDNSFIKQSYHPKYLPYLLNLAGFGMAAWDRNSINPLQAYVYKTSKLPFYDENLHNLAEKIAPHCLLAHLRGVSYHDKQVVTDQNVHPFLYPVSSIALAHNGMLYNFETMRYDLLKYVKAEYRKYIKGTTDSEWIYAVFLSQLENPKGNFEAAEIINAVIATLKILKSVRQQNDIVINSPVNLFLTNGDFIAATRFCLDYGWKPKDAPQSTHFTYHSLWYTYGERYGLYENEYKMKGGTINSSIIIASEPLTENTTTWLEVPEYTLIFANQIDGEIKITSQDINI; this is translated from the coding sequence ATGTGCAGGATATTGTCTTACCTTGGGCAACCCACAGTGGTTGAAGAGCTACTTTATAAACCGGATAACTCTTTTATTAAACAGAGTTATCATCCAAAATACTTGCCTTATTTGTTAAATCTGGCGGGTTTTGGTATGGCTGCCTGGGATAGGAATTCAATTAACCCCTTACAAGCCTATGTCTACAAAACATCCAAGCTCCCTTTTTACGATGAAAATTTACATAATTTAGCAGAAAAAATAGCACCGCACTGCCTTCTCGCCCATCTGCGTGGCGTTTCCTATCATGATAAACAAGTAGTTACAGATCAAAACGTGCATCCATTTCTCTATCCAGTGAGCAGTATTGCTTTAGCACATAATGGTATGCTTTATAATTTTGAAACCATGCGCTATGATCTACTGAAATATGTTAAAGCCGAATACAGAAAATACATTAAAGGAACGACTGACAGCGAGTGGATCTATGCTGTTTTTCTCTCTCAATTAGAAAATCCCAAGGGTAATTTCGAAGCTGCTGAAATAATAAACGCTGTGATTGCTACTTTAAAAATTTTAAAGTCGGTACGCCAACAAAACGACATTGTCATTAACTCACCAGTTAATCTCTTTTTAACCAATGGTGATTTTATTGCCGCAACCCGATTTTGTTTAGATTACGGCTGGAAACCCAAAGACGCTCCTCAATCGACACATTTCACCTATCATTCTTTATGGTACACCTACGGTGAACGATATGGCCTTTATGAAAATGAATACAAAATGAAAGGAGGCACCATTAACTCAAGCATTATTATTGCGTCTGAACCATTAACTGAAAACACAACCACCTGGCTTGAAGTCCCCGAATATACTTTGATTTTTGCGAATCAAATCGATGGTGAAATCAAAATTACTTCCCAAGACATAAATATTTGA
- a CDS encoding alkene reductase encodes MFNSDLILSPYQLNEKITLKNRVIMAPMTRNMANDDFSPTKQMADYYARRADAGLIITEGTIISPDGQGYSNAPGIFTQTHIDGWKMVTDAVHEQGGKIFLQIWHVGRVSHPIFLNGALPISASETMMTGKVRRADALYYGKSRAATLEEISELIQNYALAAKRAMTAGFDGIEIHGANGYLIDQFLHYHTNQRHDHYGQYPENMGRFALEVVKACINEIGEQSVGLRLSPGAYLNEIVGDERDAMVFQYILEELNHYGIAYVHTGNFDDGIQFKELGFKTMTEFMRTHFKGTLIASGSYKLYQARTDIQNKKYDLIALGRPFIANPDLMNRIKLNADFIPYENRMLETLF; translated from the coding sequence ATGTTTAACTCCGATTTAATTTTAAGTCCTTATCAGCTTAATGAGAAAATTACACTAAAGAACAGAGTCATTATGGCTCCTATGACTCGTAATATGGCTAACGATGATTTCAGTCCAACAAAACAGATGGCAGATTATTATGCTCGAAGGGCTGATGCCGGATTGATTATTACAGAGGGCACTATTATTAGCCCGGATGGGCAAGGCTATAGTAATGCTCCTGGAATATTTACGCAAACCCATATTGACGGTTGGAAAATGGTAACTGATGCTGTGCATGAGCAGGGAGGAAAAATATTTTTGCAAATTTGGCATGTCGGCAGAGTGTCTCATCCGATTTTTTTGAATGGTGCATTGCCGATTTCTGCTTCAGAAACCATGATGACAGGTAAGGTCAGGCGTGCCGATGCTCTTTATTATGGAAAATCAAGAGCAGCTACATTAGAGGAAATCAGCGAGTTAATCCAAAACTATGCGTTGGCTGCAAAAAGAGCAATGACAGCGGGGTTTGACGGGATAGAGATTCATGGTGCCAATGGTTATTTGATTGATCAGTTTTTACATTACCATACCAACCAACGTCATGATCATTATGGACAGTATCCAGAGAATATGGGGCGATTTGCGCTGGAAGTGGTAAAAGCCTGTATCAATGAAATAGGTGAGCAGTCTGTGGGATTGAGGCTTTCTCCGGGAGCCTATCTTAATGAAATTGTAGGAGATGAGCGAGATGCCATGGTATTCCAATATATATTGGAAGAATTGAATCACTATGGAATAGCTTATGTGCATACGGGTAATTTTGATGACGGTATTCAATTCAAAGAATTAGGGTTCAAAACGATGACTGAGTTTATGAGAACTCATTTTAAAGGAACCTTAATTGCTAGCGGCAGCTATAAGCTTTACCAGGCAAGAACAGATATTCAAAATAAAAAATACGATTTAATTGCTTTGGGAAGACCATTTATTGCTAATCCTGATTTAATGAATCGTATCAAGTTGAATGCGGATTTTATACCCTATGAAAACAGAATGTTGGAGACGTTGTTTTAG
- a CDS encoding ArsR/SmtB family transcription factor — protein MNVINILKALSNEKRLQIVRWLKEPDKHFSSPHCDVSKDGVCVGLIEKKSGLSQSTVSQYLSQLQQAGLIFTERRGQWTYCKANAHLIDEFIKELKAMI, from the coding sequence ATGAACGTAATAAATATATTAAAAGCGCTTTCTAATGAAAAGCGATTACAGATAGTCAGGTGGCTAAAAGAGCCAGATAAACATTTTAGCTCGCCGCATTGTGATGTGAGCAAAGATGGGGTTTGTGTTGGTTTAATCGAAAAAAAATCAGGCTTATCTCAATCCACAGTATCTCAATATTTATCACAATTACAGCAAGCTGGTTTGATATTCACTGAGCGTAGAGGTCAGTGGACCTATTGTAAAGCAAATGCACACCTAATTGATGAGTTTATAAAAGAATTGAAAGCTATGATTTAA
- a CDS encoding DUF3775 domain-containing protein: protein MLNMDILNINPETVCFIINKAKEFHAKEEVTFSEQIPDSEYEYDWSQILADHADDLSYIEVRNVIENLDPNQQTDLLTLMYVGRGDFDIAEWSKAHKEARSNLLPDLTNYLFSKPLIAYYLEKALELLDYSCDK, encoded by the coding sequence ATGCTCAATATGGATATTTTGAATATTAACCCTGAAACCGTGTGCTTTATCATTAACAAAGCAAAAGAATTTCATGCAAAAGAAGAGGTCACATTTAGTGAACAAATTCCTGACTCTGAATATGAATACGACTGGTCGCAAATTTTAGCTGATCATGCTGATGATCTAAGCTATATAGAGGTTAGAAATGTGATAGAAAATCTCGATCCAAATCAGCAAACTGACTTGTTGACATTAATGTATGTTGGAAGGGGTGATTTTGATATTGCAGAATGGAGCAAAGCTCATAAGGAAGCTAGAAGTAATTTATTACCCGATTTAACAAATTATCTGTTTTCAAAACCGCTCATAGCTTATTATTTAGAAAAAGCATTAGAATTATTAGATTATTCCTGCGACAAATAA
- a CDS encoding trimeric intracellular cation channel family protein: MLLHYLFILGICVEAITGALAAGRKKMDFFGVLLIASITALGGGTVRDTLFNTYPLTWVAHPEYLLYTSVCAFLTIFIAHSLVRIMKVFLILDALGLSTFVIIGTQKVLAHGMPPSVAVLSGMITGICGGMLRDILCNDIPLVLRKELYAVIALAGALLFITLDFFHVPHNLNIIITLLCIFTARLLAIFFHIEIPIFDYSESIKKRKK, from the coding sequence ATGTTACTTCATTATCTTTTTATTCTGGGGATTTGTGTAGAAGCGATTACAGGAGCATTGGCCGCGGGGCGTAAAAAAATGGATTTTTTTGGAGTCCTGCTTATCGCTTCTATCACTGCTTTAGGAGGAGGTACCGTCAGGGATACATTATTTAACACTTATCCACTGACCTGGGTAGCTCACCCTGAGTACCTTTTATATACCTCGGTATGTGCTTTTCTAACCATTTTTATTGCTCATTCACTGGTTAGAATAATGAAAGTATTCTTAATTCTTGATGCCCTTGGCCTCTCAACGTTTGTTATTATTGGCACACAAAAAGTTCTAGCCCATGGTATGCCGCCAAGCGTTGCGGTACTCAGTGGCATGATTACCGGGATTTGTGGGGGAATGTTGCGAGATATTTTATGTAATGACATTCCTTTGGTTTTAAGAAAAGAATTATATGCTGTTATTGCCCTGGCTGGCGCGCTCCTGTTTATAACTTTAGACTTTTTTCATGTCCCACATAATTTAAACATCATTATCACTTTGTTATGCATTTTTACCGCCCGCTTATTGGCTATTTTTTTTCATATTGAAATTCCAATTTTTGATTACTCAGAGAGTATAAAGAAGCGAAAAAAATAA
- a CDS encoding peptidylprolyl isomerase: protein MVLISTSKGDIHIKLDTENTPLTAENFLNYVRKGFYNDTIFHRVIDGFMIQGGGLNANMEQKTTASPIENEAKRAKPNKRGTIAMARTMDPHSATAQFFINVADNGFLNYSGEHPQGYGYCVFGEVVEGMDVVDAIAKVKTGQRNGHADVPVEEISIIEVRELV, encoded by the coding sequence ATGGTTTTAATTTCTACATCCAAGGGAGATATTCATATTAAATTAGATACAGAAAATACCCCATTAACTGCAGAAAATTTCCTGAATTATGTGCGTAAAGGTTTTTATAATGACACGATTTTCCATCGCGTTATCGATGGCTTTATGATTCAAGGTGGCGGTTTGAATGCAAATATGGAGCAAAAAACAACGGCCTCTCCAATTGAAAATGAAGCAAAAAGAGCAAAACCCAACAAACGCGGAACCATAGCAATGGCTAGAACTATGGATCCCCATTCCGCGACAGCCCAATTTTTTATTAATGTTGCTGATAATGGTTTTCTGAATTACAGTGGCGAGCATCCACAAGGTTATGGTTACTGCGTGTTTGGTGAAGTAGTTGAAGGGATGGATGTGGTTGACGCTATTGCTAAAGTGAAAACAGGTCAACGAAATGGTCATGCTGATGTCCCTGTAGAAGAGATAAGCATCATTGAGGTGAGAGAATTGGTTTAG
- the tgt gene encoding tRNA guanosine(34) transglycosylase Tgt, translating to MNTFSCEVLYQHSGTKARVTRVVTPHGEFITPVFMPVGTRAGVNNMMPSELSAAGTQIILGGNTYHMLCAPGMEVIENAGGMHRFMGWHGPMLTDSGGFQVFSLSKNKEICSIDEFGAHFKLPGSKGIIHMTPEMSLETQKIIGADIIMAFDQCTPDSCSKDEVSQIMLRTHRWLKQSIDYHQQYPNSRYGYKQALFGIVQGGVFQDLRRESADFVSAMNTDGIAIGGETVGFDMNTTVEVIRWVHEYLPDNKPRYTMGVGMSPQDLLDVVAEGIDMFDCVAPTRNARHGALYCGKLVREGNWLKFQSEHENERIQIKKSCFADDLAPVMESCSCYTCLNYSRSCLHHLSKQKANLFTALASIHNVHVLHDVCNQMRHLIINS from the coding sequence ATGAACACTTTTTCATGTGAGGTATTGTACCAGCATTCGGGTACTAAAGCTCGTGTTACACGTGTGGTTACGCCACATGGTGAATTTATAACGCCAGTATTTATGCCAGTAGGAACCCGTGCAGGGGTCAATAATATGATGCCGTCAGAACTATCTGCTGCGGGCACTCAAATTATTCTGGGGGGTAATACCTATCATATGCTATGTGCTCCTGGCATGGAAGTAATAGAAAATGCTGGAGGGATGCATCGGTTTATGGGTTGGCATGGCCCTATGTTAACCGACAGCGGTGGTTTTCAAGTTTTTAGTTTGTCCAAGAACAAGGAAATTTGTTCTATAGATGAATTTGGTGCTCATTTTAAATTGCCTGGCAGTAAAGGCATTATCCATATGACCCCGGAAATGTCTCTTGAGACCCAGAAAATAATTGGTGCCGATATTATTATGGCGTTTGATCAGTGTACCCCTGATAGCTGTTCTAAAGATGAAGTAAGTCAAATCATGTTGCGTACCCATAGGTGGCTAAAACAATCGATTGACTATCATCAGCAATATCCAAACTCTCGATACGGATATAAACAAGCTTTATTTGGTATTGTCCAAGGGGGAGTTTTTCAAGATTTACGTCGGGAAAGTGCCGATTTTGTTTCTGCAATGAATACGGATGGAATTGCAATAGGTGGAGAAACCGTAGGTTTTGATATGAATACTACGGTGGAGGTCATTCGTTGGGTGCATGAGTATCTTCCGGACAATAAGCCACGTTATACTATGGGGGTTGGGATGTCGCCTCAAGATCTGTTGGATGTGGTGGCAGAAGGTATCGATATGTTTGATTGTGTCGCACCAACACGTAATGCCCGGCATGGTGCTTTGTATTGTGGTAAATTAGTAAGAGAAGGGAATTGGCTAAAATTTCAAAGTGAACATGAAAATGAACGAATTCAAATAAAAAAATCATGTTTTGCTGATGATTTGGCACCTGTTATGGAAAGTTGTTCTTGTTATACTTGTCTTAATTATTCAAGGTCCTGTTTGCATCATTTATCAAAACAAAAAGCTAATTTATTTACTGCTCTGGCAAGTATCCATAATGTTCATGTTCTGCATGATGTTTGTAATCAAATGCGTCATTTGATAATAAATTCCTAA
- a CDS encoding disulfide bond formation protein B, with translation MKKLTYRKIQSFQAIITVFVIFASFYLEYAVGLQPCPLCLMQRICVFILLGLMGLSLRTLKKAHIVSLMQFLVACAGLYFSIRQLWLQSLPSDQAPACMPGLDVLIQYFPWQTVAKALFWGAGDCAEVTWTMFGISMPGWAAMYFIFMSIMGLFLFFRTRTIN, from the coding sequence ATGAAAAAGCTTACTTATAGAAAAATACAATCTTTTCAGGCAATTATTACAGTATTTGTAATATTCGCTTCGTTTTATCTTGAATATGCTGTCGGACTACAACCATGTCCTTTGTGCTTGATGCAACGAATTTGTGTATTTATTTTGTTAGGTTTAATGGGTTTGTCTCTGCGAACCTTGAAAAAAGCACATATAGTAAGCTTGATGCAGTTTCTAGTCGCGTGTGCCGGGTTGTATTTCTCAATAAGACAATTGTGGTTGCAATCCTTACCATCTGACCAAGCCCCTGCATGCATGCCTGGGCTTGATGTATTAATTCAGTATTTTCCATGGCAAACAGTTGCTAAAGCCCTGTTTTGGGGGGCGGGGGATTGTGCTGAAGTGACTTGGACTATGTTTGGCATTTCTATGCCTGGATGGGCTGCCATGTATTTTATTTTTATGTCGATAATGGGGCTTTTTTTATTTTTTCGAACCCGTACGATTAATTAA
- a CDS encoding c-type cytochrome has protein sequence MRLNIALILSFFSAMLFAMDEMDEQQILQRIQPVGKVRVQEEQGNNVEAGATKTTIVDSKSKKEPGQDIYDKYCSVCHRDGLAGAPKFQSETDWKPRLASKKIDDLLASAIKGLNAMPAKGTCMDCSDAELKAAIQYMLPKS, from the coding sequence ATGAGGTTGAATATTGCGCTTATCTTGTCTTTTTTTTCAGCCATGCTTTTTGCAATGGACGAGATGGATGAGCAACAAATTTTACAAAGAATTCAACCTGTTGGAAAAGTTCGTGTGCAAGAGGAACAAGGTAATAATGTAGAAGCTGGAGCGACTAAAACGACTATTGTTGATTCCAAGAGTAAAAAAGAACCAGGTCAAGATATATATGATAAATATTGCTCCGTGTGTCATAGGGACGGATTGGCTGGGGCACCTAAATTTCAATCGGAGACCGATTGGAAACCTCGTTTGGCAAGTAAAAAAATAGATGATTTACTCGCTTCTGCAATCAAGGGGCTGAATGCCATGCCAGCAAAAGGTACCTGTATGGACTGTTCTGATGCTGAATTAAAAGCCGCGATACAATATATGTTACCGAAATCATGA
- the lqsA gene encoding quorum-sensing autoinducer LAI-1 synthase LqsA, with protein MSNTEYQTIDNEPQNINGKEKHLSHAYPEFINNSMEKYYEERVNKSWQGKHILNGKTPTTSSLIFSSNDYLNISQHPQLINAQIATMQKYGNGQMQSAVFLNHNSFLLNQCEKKFSSFLNYSAALLTQSGWGANVGLIQTLAKYNTPVYLDFYAHMSFWSGVKAARAKPIPFRHNSINSLKKRIEHHGSGIIAVDSIYSTLGTISPLAEYADIAKKFKCLLIVDESHSLGTHGPQGKGMVAKLGLSNQIDIVTASLAKAFSGRGGIITGDSQLIEYIRYSSLPSIFSSALMPHDLAGFSTSLEIITQEEWRRTKLQTNADFLREALSYQGINIGGSRSQIIPLVTGSEANTLWLRDELEKEDLFGSVFCSPATPKNKCLIRLSISAHHEKSDLLRVIECLARLARKKPEIPLFKGN; from the coding sequence ATGAGCAATACAGAATACCAAACAATTGATAACGAACCTCAAAATATCAATGGAAAAGAAAAGCATCTAAGCCATGCTTATCCTGAGTTCATCAATAATTCCATGGAAAAATATTACGAGGAGCGAGTCAATAAATCCTGGCAGGGAAAACACATCCTCAACGGCAAAACCCCGACCACAAGTTCACTGATTTTTTCGAGCAATGATTATTTAAACATCAGTCAACATCCGCAATTAATTAACGCTCAAATTGCTACGATGCAAAAATATGGTAATGGTCAAATGCAATCTGCTGTATTTTTAAACCATAACTCTTTCTTGCTCAACCAATGTGAAAAAAAATTCAGTTCCTTTCTAAATTATTCAGCGGCTCTGCTTACTCAATCGGGCTGGGGCGCTAACGTCGGTCTCATACAAACCCTGGCTAAATACAATACACCAGTTTATCTGGATTTTTATGCTCATATGTCTTTTTGGTCTGGGGTAAAGGCAGCAAGGGCCAAACCTATACCATTTCGACATAATTCAATCAATTCACTAAAAAAACGAATTGAACACCATGGTTCAGGAATTATTGCGGTAGATTCTATTTATAGTACGCTGGGCACAATTAGTCCATTGGCTGAATATGCAGACATTGCAAAAAAATTCAAATGCTTACTCATCGTCGATGAATCTCATTCATTAGGTACGCATGGGCCGCAAGGCAAGGGGATGGTGGCTAAACTGGGATTATCAAACCAAATAGACATCGTAACAGCAAGCCTGGCCAAAGCCTTTTCAGGACGTGGCGGCATCATTACAGGGGATAGTCAACTTATAGAATATATCAGATATTCATCTCTGCCTTCTATTTTTAGTTCTGCTTTAATGCCTCATGATTTAGCAGGATTTAGCACATCATTAGAAATTATTACTCAAGAAGAATGGAGAAGAACAAAATTACAAACCAATGCTGATTTTTTACGAGAAGCCTTATCATACCAAGGAATTAATATAGGAGGGAGTAGATCTCAAATAATCCCTTTAGTTACAGGCAGCGAGGCTAATACCCTCTGGTTAAGGGATGAGCTAGAAAAAGAAGACCTCTTTGGATCTGTGTTTTGTTCACCCGCCACTCCCAAAAATAAATGTCTGATTCGTTTATCGATCAGTGCGCATCACGAGAAATCGGACTTGCTCAGAGTTATTGAGTGCCTGGCCAGACTTGCAAGAAAAAAGCCCGAAATACCTTTGTTTAAGGGTAACTAA
- a CDS encoding response regulator, protein MQHFSIPTCYFPSTAVFVDDSRDFLLNFVLQLDEGLAYRVFDSPFDALDCIKQKRCELELLSERCISEYTEAKNCPLTNHTINLDLAAIHAEVYNSRRFSEISVVVVDYAMPGMDGLEFCRRIEDTNIKKILLTGQADEKLAIAAFNEGLIHRYIKKSDPNVASLITQSIHDLQLQYFQSMSDMIVRMLSVTSPNCLHDKKYAELFWRLCREKGVVEFYLADNSGSFLMLDDDANISFLIVKNEADMQLHYDLALDNGASGDVLDQLHNGEKIPCFWQSNLMAPQWNEWSNCLVPAHRFISDETYYYAYVQGAVLFDVRLDKILSYHQYLEELDAEEMFLN, encoded by the coding sequence ATGCAACATTTCTCAATACCTACCTGTTACTTTCCAAGTACTGCGGTTTTTGTCGACGACAGTCGGGATTTCTTGCTTAATTTCGTATTGCAGCTTGATGAAGGTTTGGCATACCGTGTATTTGATTCGCCCTTTGATGCTTTGGATTGTATTAAACAAAAGCGATGTGAACTTGAATTATTGAGTGAACGTTGCATCAGTGAATACACAGAAGCGAAAAACTGCCCACTAACTAATCATACTATTAACCTTGATTTGGCAGCTATTCATGCAGAAGTTTATAATTCTCGACGATTTTCTGAAATTTCCGTAGTGGTTGTCGATTATGCAATGCCAGGCATGGATGGATTAGAGTTTTGCAGGCGAATCGAAGATACTAATATTAAAAAAATATTATTAACCGGACAAGCAGATGAGAAGCTGGCAATCGCTGCTTTTAATGAAGGATTAATTCATAGATACATTAAAAAGAGTGATCCGAATGTTGCCAGTCTCATTACTCAAAGTATCCATGATTTGCAGTTACAATATTTTCAAAGCATGTCTGATATGATTGTACGTATGCTTTCGGTGACATCACCAAATTGTTTACATGACAAAAAATATGCTGAATTATTCTGGCGTTTGTGTAGGGAAAAAGGAGTTGTTGAATTTTATCTGGCCGATAACTCAGGCAGCTTTTTGATGCTGGATGATGATGCCAATATCAGTTTTTTAATCGTGAAAAACGAAGCGGATATGCAGTTACACTATGATTTGGCTTTAGATAACGGAGCAAGTGGAGATGTATTGGACCAATTGCATAATGGAGAAAAAATTCCTTGTTTTTGGCAATCTAATTTAATGGCACCTCAATGGAATGAGTGGTCGAATTGTTTGGTTCCTGCCCATCGATTTATTTCTGATGAAACCTATTATTATGCTTATGTGCAGGGGGCTGTTTTATTTGATGTACGCTTGGATAAAATTCTTTCCTATCATCAATACCTGGAAGAGTTGGATGCAGAAGAAATGTTTCTGAATTAA
- a CDS encoding HdeD family acid-resistance protein: MANSQDFYQPPVNELKRNWGWILGFGIFFLILGCVGLGMVVGLTLVSMFFFGALLIVGGISHIIDVFKYKEWKGMIWQALIAVLYIAAGCIVLYDPFLASTLITAFLAAVLIVIGLTRMIMAFALKDSKGWGWLLLAGITAIVLGILILMQWPFSGLWIIGLFIAIELIVTGWTYIFIAISVKTVKL, encoded by the coding sequence ATGGCTAATTCACAAGATTTTTACCAACCTCCAGTGAATGAGTTAAAACGAAACTGGGGTTGGATTTTAGGATTTGGAATATTCTTTCTTATTCTAGGCTGTGTGGGGCTTGGAATGGTAGTTGGCCTAACCCTGGTAAGTATGTTCTTTTTTGGTGCCTTATTAATTGTTGGAGGAATAAGTCACATTATAGACGTGTTTAAATACAAAGAATGGAAAGGAATGATATGGCAAGCGCTTATTGCAGTATTGTATATTGCGGCGGGGTGCATTGTCTTGTATGACCCGTTTTTAGCATCCACTCTCATCACAGCATTTCTGGCAGCAGTCCTCATTGTCATTGGGCTAACAAGAATGATTATGGCTTTTGCCTTAAAAGATTCCAAAGGCTGGGGATGGTTGTTATTGGCTGGAATCACCGCCATTGTTCTTGGGATATTAATTCTAATGCAATGGCCTTTTAGCGGGCTATGGATCATTGGACTTTTTATTGCGATTGAATTGATTGTCACTGGTTGGACATACATCTTTATCGCTATCTCAGTAAAAACTGTCAAACTCTAG